In Helianthus annuus cultivar XRQ/B chromosome 3, HanXRQr2.0-SUNRISE, whole genome shotgun sequence, a single window of DNA contains:
- the LOC110927963 gene encoding F-box protein SNE, giving the protein MLHTHNNNLERETKREKHNISINDHNDILIEVLQRLDGRSLAAAACVCKKWCSIVRNDALWEHLCFRQLSVPPSVGVRSVVLALGGYRRLYLMCVRPVVSRLKKRRSNGGDTEVVRRVWNRNEVELSLSLFCVEYYERLLLGDGGAVGGGESAAKSLRFLCKTVNV; this is encoded by the coding sequence ATGTTGCATACACACAACAataatctagagagagaaaccaaGAGAGAGAAACACAACATTTCCATAAACGACCACAACGACATATTAATCGAAGTGTTGCAAAGACTCGACGGCCGGTCGTTAGCTGCGGCGGCGTGTGTGTGTAAAAAATGGTGTTCCATTGTACGGAACGATGCATTATGGGAACACTTATGTTTCCGCCAGTTGTCTGTGCCGCCGTCAGTTGGTGTTCGGTCGGTGGTGCTGGCGCTTGGTGGGTACCGGAGGTTGTATTTAATGTGTGTTCGGCCGGTGGTGAGCCGGCTGAAGAAAAGGAGGAGCAACGGTGGTGATACGGAGGTGGTGCGGCGGGTGTGGAACCGGAATGAGGTGGAGTTGTCGTTGTCGTTGTTTTGTGTGGAGTATTATGAGCGGTTGTTGTTGGGCGACGGTGGGGCGGTTGGTGGTGGTGAGTCGGCGGCGAAGTCGTTAAGGTTTTTATGTAAGACGGTGAACGTCTAA